A genomic region of Bactrocera dorsalis isolate Fly_Bdor chromosome 3, ASM2337382v1, whole genome shotgun sequence contains the following coding sequences:
- the LOC105230533 gene encoding H(+)/Cl(-) exchange transporter 7 — MKKADDVEHLIDIDSGQDEDDISLHKSKPTKVSKSKDDAHKELQEQETEDDDDDEPLAIHPRGAEPTGSHRGGQEPPGPDTNSISMPSENNSLRSAHNLEANEGRANGRQTEPTFYIRSRTSTLNTTALKDDVYESLDYDVCDNVLFKEDQKFSDNARFNIRKDILRWIIFIQIGVVTALIACVIDIPIEELSAVKYTFLKNSVDNNVAANINPGGNLVIPYIYWMAMSIVPVVLGAALVTYVEPITAGSGMPQVKSYLNGVKIPRIVRIKTLAVKAVGVVTAVVGGLVGGKEGPMAHAGAVVAAGISQGKSTTFVKDFRIFRAFRDDHEKRDFVLGGAAAGVAAAFGSPIGGMLFSLEEAASFWNQNLIWRTLVASIISSFTLNIVLSAYHGLNNFTFTGLFNLGKFEQPLTFEYFELPIFMLFGVTGGLLGAMWNSYNTHINRFRSRFIKFKFARILEAALVAVIGVTLACVMIFFINDCRPLGNDPTDYPVQLFCEDNEYNAVAALWFQTPEATVRSLFHDPPGSHKILTLTVFTLVYYFLACVTFGLNVSLGIFIPTGLVGAAWGRLVAMIIFYIFPEATFLSPGKYALIGAAANLGGVLRMTISLSVILMETTGVETSFFFPLIVTLISAKWVGDYFTEGIYDIQIKMSCVPLLPWELLPKYKGLKASELMSTPVVCIKKCDSAKYIYKVLRRCKHNGFPVVEDVKGNNRANGRVCGIVLRSQLIVILLNSFYEEKKNFWEKEVSIQTFRNVYPRYPSIDSVRLPNEKENYTVNLDIFMNPSPVRVSQCDSASKIFKKFRALGLRHMIVIDRENRVVGIITRKDFLYK; from the exons TCACATCGAGGTGGTCAGGAGCCACCAGGTCCCGATACCAACTCTATTTCCATGCCGTCGGAAAATAATAGTCTAAGATCAGCACATAACTTAGAGGCAAATGAAGGAAGAGCCAATGGAAGACAAACTGAACCAACTTTTTATATTCGTTCGCGCACAAGCACTCTAAACACTACTGCGCTTAAAGATGATGTCTACGAG AGTTTGGATTATGATGTATGTGATAATGTACTGTTCAAGGAAGATCAAAAATTTTCCGACAATGCGCGTTTCAATATTCGAaaagatattctgcgttggataatatttatacaaattggTGTTGTGACCGCGCTAATCGCCTGCGTTATTGACATTCCCATTGAAGAGTTGTCTGCAGTAAAATACACGTTCCTCAAAAATT CTGTTGACAACAACGTAGCTGCTAATATCAACCCCGGAGGAAATTTGGTTATTCCGTATATCTATTGGATGGCAATGAGCATAGTACCAGTGGTATTGGGTGCAGCGTTAGTAACTTATGTAGAGCCAATAACTGCTGGTAGTGGAATGCCTCAAGTAAAAAGCTATCTCAACGGTGTTAAAATTCCTCGAATTGTTCGTATAAAAACACTGGCTGTAAAAGCGGTAGGTGTGGTAACGGCGGTAGTAGGCGGACTGGTGGGAGGAAAG GAAGGTCCAATGGCTCACGCCGGCGCCGTGGTTGCTGCGGGTATATCACAAGGAAAAAGTACAACGTTTGTTAaggattttcgaatttttcgagCTTTTCGAGATGATCATGAGAAACGAGATTTTGTATTGGGTGGCGCTGCAGctggtgttgctgctgctttcgGTTCTCCAATCGGCGGAATGTTATTCTCGTTGGAGGAGGCAGCTAGTTTCTGGAACCAAAATCTTATTTGGCGAACCCTGGTCGCATCTATTATAAGTTCGTTCACGCTAAACATTGTCCTTTCCGCATATCAtggtttgaataattttacttttacggGCCTATTTAATTTGGGCAAATTCGAGCAACCCCTAACATTTGAATACTTCGAGTTACCTATATTTATGTTATTCGGCGTGACTGGTGGTCTTTTGGGTGCCATGTGGAACTCATATAATACGCATATAAACCGATTTCGTTCACGTTTCATTAAGTTCAAATTTGCACGAATTCTAGAAGCAGCACTTGTGGCAGTTATCGGTGTGACATTGGCATgtgttatgatttttttcataaatgacTGTCGCCCACTCGGAAATGACCCAACCGATTATCCAGTACAA CTCTTTTGTGAGGATAATGAATACAACGCCGTAGCTGCACTTTGGTTCCAAACACCGGAGGCGACTGTACGTTCACTCTTTCATGACCCACCAG GCTCGCACAAAATATTAACGCTGACGGTATTCACATTAGTTTACTACTTTCTGGCTTGTGTTACCTTTGGTCTAAATGTATCTCTTGGCATATTTATACCAACGGGGTTAGTAGGAGCCGCTTGGGGCCGTTTAGTGGCCATGATCATCTTCTATATTTTCCCTGAAGCG ACATTTTTAAGTCCAGGTAAATATGCCCTCATCGGCGCAGCTGCCAATTTAGGTGGAGTGCTGCGTATGACTATTAGTCTTTCGGTCATACTCATGGAGACAACCGGTGTGGAAACATCATTTTTCTTCCCTCTGATTGTGACACTAATTAGTGCAAAGTGGGTCGGAGATTACTTTACTGAG GGCATCTACgacattcaaataaaaatgagcTGTGTGCCGCTATTGCCTTGGGAGCTTCTACCGAAGTATAAAGGGCTCAAAGCTTCAGAATTAATGAGTACGCCTGTTGTCTGTATAAAGAAATGCGACAGTgcgaagtacatatataaagtacTGCGGCGTTGTAAACATAACGGCTTTCCAGTAGTGGAGGATGTAAAGGGT AATAATCGTGCAAATGGTCGAGTTTGCGGCATTGTTTTGCGCTCACAACTGATTGTGATTCTGCTGAATTCATTTTacgaagaaaagaaaaacttttggGAGAAAGAGGTTTCAATACAAACCTTCAGGAACGTTTACCCACGTTATCCGTCAATTGAC AGCGTGCGCTTgccaaatgaaaaagaaaattacacTGTAAATTTGGATATTTTTATGAATCCATCGCCAGTGCGTGTTAGTCAA TGTGATTCAGCATCAAAGATATTTAAGAAGTTCCGGGCTCTGGGCTTGCGTCATATGATTGTGATTGATCGTGAAAATCgtgttgttggtattattaCACGCAAggattttttgtataaataa
- the LOC105230534 gene encoding GPI ethanolamine phosphate transferase 3, which yields MNYAWSYFFVLIWLAYLISSGVLLFSRGFLLSRVSKTDISSCQRLSLNESDEYFLSEEIVQEIFKDVNATSNLCLPQKSKVIILLIDALKYDFGVYKENISNPLPYENKLTIMYDLIQSSPENAHLMQFKADPPTTTLQRLKGLTTGSLPTFVDMGSNFASPEINEDNIIDQLVRHNLPMVFLGDSTWTDLYPRRFRRAYSYPSFDIFDLDTVDNKIEQLLPKELAKDDWQVLIAHFLGVDHCGHKHGPLHEEMARKLSEMNEVIKSVIAKMDGDTTLLVMGDHGMTASGDHGGETEDETNALLFAYTKGNKFIGSEFGSDNTTMQQIDLVPTLATILGVPIPYSNLGLINFNIVPDIKVPYMNKFQTLLLHAWQNAQQMYKYFFNYALENKRTFSVDELENMHNEYVLFTHRVKTVYNEAGFKSFIGDLNANMRLILNTCREIWVKFDAVQMSQGLLFTLLPIFFSFLVVNNLNALELYRIFTPKGVTFTYLVNIAAGFFGYRYFKNFSFKSEDHGVIFFTNIVSAFILIFHALQNWRTIANNWSAVKRFGNMPTRIIFIIAVSVFFSNSFIIQEPKILSYLLVGSILLLAYEIIQKCLRLELNKRFKWSQFLRSTIAQLLLFSVLAIIIVRYTYMLFRCREEQGNCVDFSGNSDGFSIKRPATAKTYIFAVVIIVLYTTLSRLYLRHSGSLTGGSPNVWLARYGPTIASICAGGHLLLAHSAVKNVKRTHIDAMALVIYGLMLVQIVVLCVSPLLTFYVLPNFSTPIQIRPWDNVIPQIFKKIKRMYDDAEARVNQMDAMVYGLTTVYSSATIVFGLFLSMMLIVLLEPRATIGMVACIAISVVIILVHSTLRFRTAANLANCIQPTFTGIVSWFLLAHFCFFATSHQTTLSQIDWRAAFVGRTSGLGKSHLISGVLVILNTFCGQVFFFCMYNLLSLLTFSLCALHPKFIKGTTAANTNANGTPATSTVEGIGLDMMRGEFLLYENEGTFLASSFKLAVQFLILQGIKVFCAMLACTIHCRHLMVWKIFAPRFIYEGIGTFVSLTALIVGYFVILRINRALERLIFKANNLKLD from the exons ATGAATTATGCGTGGAGCTATTTTTTCGTGCTAATATGGTTGGCTTATTTGATATCATCTGGTGTTCTGCTTTTCTCGCGAGGTTTTCTTCTTTCACGTGTATCCAAAACGGATATTAGCTCATGTCAACGCCTATCTTTAAATGAAAGTGAT gaatattttttaagtgagGAAATTGTACAAGAAATCTTCAAGGATGTAAACGCTACTTCCAATTTGTGTCTGCCGCAAAAGTCAAAAGTGATTATTTTGCTCATTGATGCACTAAAATATGATTTCGGTGTCTATAAGGAGAATATTTCAAATCCACTTCCTTATGAAAATAAGCTGACAATAATGTACGATTTGATACAAAGTTCGCCCGAAAATGCACACCTCATGCAATTTAAAGCCGATCCACCAACAACCACTTTACAGCGCCTTAAAGGTCTTACAACCGGCAGTTTACCAACCTTTGTTGACATGGGCTCGAATTTCGCTTCTCCCGAAATCAACGAAGATAATATTATTGATCAGTTGGTCAGACATAATCTGCCCATGGTATTTTTGGGTGATAGCACATGGACAGATCTGTATCCTAGACGTTTTAGGCGTGCTTATTCCTATCCCAGCTTCGACATATTCGATTTGGATACAGTGGACAACAAAATTGAACAGTTATTGCCAAAAGAACTTGCAAAGGATGACTGGCAGGTACTTATTGCTCACTTTCTTGGAGTTGACCACTGTGGCCACAAACACGGACCTTTACATGAAGAGATGGCCCGTAAACTCAGTGAAATGAACGAAGTCATAAA ATCAGTTATAGCAAAAATGGATGGTGATACAACTTTACTTGTGATGGGTGATCATGGCATGACGGCATCGGGCGATCATGGAGGCGAAACCGAAGATGAAACTAATGCATTGTTATTTGCCTATACTAAAGGCAACAAATTCATCGGTAGCGAATTTGGTTCTGATAATACAACTATGCAGCAG ATCGACCTCGTACCCACCTTGGCCACAATACTGGGTGTCCCCATACCCTACTCAAATTTGGGCTTAATCAATTTCAACATCGTACCTGATATTAAAGTGCCGTACATGAACAAATTCCAGACACTTTTACTCCATGCCTGGCAAAATGCGCAACAGATGTATAAGTACTTCTTCAATTATGCTTTGGAGAACAAGCGTACATTCAGCGTTGACGAATTGGAGAATATGCATAACGAATATGTCTTATTCACTCATCGCGTCAAGACGGTCTACAATGAAGCGGGCTTCAAATCGTTTATTGGTGATCTAAATGCTAATATGCGACTAATTCTCAACACGTGCCGTGAAATTTGGGTGAAATTCGATGCTGTGCAAATGTCCCAAGGACTCTTGTTTACGCTGCTGCCAATATTCTTTTCATTTCTGGTAGTCAACAACTTAAATGCCTTAGAGCTCTACCGTATATTCACACCGAAGGGAGTTACATTTACGTATCTCGTAAATATTGCGGCTGGTTTCTTTGGGTATCGCTACTTCAAGAACTTCTCTTTCAAATCGGAGGACCACGGCGTGATATTCTTTACCAACATCGTCAGCGCATTTATTCTAATTTTCCACGCCCTGCAAAATTGGCGTACAATTGCCAACAATTGGTCGGCGGTGAAGCGTTTCGGCAATATGccaactcgaattattttcataatCGCCGTCAGTGTATTCTTCTCCAACAGTTTTATCATACAGGAACCGAAAATACTGTCATATCTACTAGTAGGATCCATTCTACTGCTGGCGTATGAAATCATTCAGAAATGTTTGCGTCTTGAACTGAATAAGCGCTTCAAATGGTCGCAATTTTTACGTTCCACCATCGCGCAATTGCTACTGTTCAGCGTACTGGCGATTATTATCGTTCGTTACACGTATATGCTCTTCCGTTGTAGAGAGGAACAGGGAAACTGCGTAGATTTCTCAGGCAACTCTGACGGTTTCTCGATAAAACGTCCAGCAACCGCCAAGACCTACATTTTTGCAGTGGTCATTATAGTGCTGTACACAACGCTCTCCCGACTCTATCTAAGGCACAGCGGTAGCTTAACCGGCGGTTCGCCCAATGTATGGCTCGCACGGTATGGACCCACAATAGCTTCGATTTGTGCTGGCGGGCATTTGTTGCTTGCCCATAGTGCCGTGAAAAATGTGAAGCGCACGCACATCGATGCCATGGCGCTGGTAATTTACGGCCTCATGCTTGTGCAGATAGTTGTGCTGTGCGTTTCGCCATTGCTGACTTTCTACGTTCTGCCCAACTTTAGCACACCTATTCAAATTAGGCCGTGGGACAACGTCATACCGCAGATATTCAAGAAGATCAAGCGCATGTATGACGACGCAGAGGCTCGTGTGAATCAGATGGATGCAATGGTCTATGGGCTGACCACCGTGTACTCCTCAGCCACTATCGTGTTTGGACTGTTTCTCAGTATGATGCTGATTGTACTACTCGAACCGCGTGCCACAATTGGTATGGTCGCGTGTATAGCGATTTCGGTTGTCATCATCTTGGTTCATTCCACATTGCGCTTTCGAACAGCGGCGAATTTAG CAAATTGCATACAGCCAACATTTACGGGTATAGTCAGTTGGTTTTTATTGGCACATTTCTGCTTCTTTGCCACGTCTCATCAAACCACCCTCTCGCAGATTGATTGGCGCGCTGCTTTCGTTGGTCGTACCAGTGGTCTTGGGAAGTCGCATTTAATTTCTGGAGTTCTAGTTATATTGAACACATTCTGTGGACAAGTCTTCTTTTTTTGCATGTACAATCTGCTCAGTTTGTTAACATTCTCACTTTGCGCACTTCATCCGAAATTCATAAAAGGTACAACCGCTGCAAACACGAATGCGAATGGGACGCCCGCCACATCAACGGTCGAAGGAATTGGCTTGGACATGATGCGTGGCGAATTTCTGCTGTATGAAAATGAAGGCACCTTCCTTGCCAGTTCATTTAAACTCGCAGTACAGTTTTTAATACTGCAAGGAATTAAg GTGTTTTGTGCCATGCTGGCTTGCACCATTCACTGTCGTCATCTGATGGTGTGGAAGATCTTTGCGCCGCGCTTCATTTACGAGGGCATTGGCACATTTGTCAGCCTGACGGCTCTAATTGTTGGATATTTCGTTATTCTGCGCATTAATCGCGCTTTAGAGCGTTTAATTTTCAAGGCGAACAACTTGAAATTAGATTAA
- the LOC105230535 gene encoding uncharacterized protein LOC105230535 encodes MEGLLKIIETSDEYCNELKELKEKFIKDLRDQLRGQKTAILEPITLGQLPNITPQQKKKRIKRLSDLTESDNESIPEKISPRLSARTSNSKLLATADTMEAEQIDIEHVPATPDLCPTPAPRSAKVEYKEQLEEKLMPPPPAPITAQSNLTQVAANNETSFSRPQRAAKLKSEKNLKEPKLNCKMRRPSKNNTTKVKLEHEQRPSQMHEVDDNTVQSNSDASKSTASITSENSVIAIPTKAPSVVELNSDDEATDKNSQRNSTEDGKTRGLRIKIKREKSSIGVANDKANVEPSAPSTTLESSVSAQQTVPLPKIPIKSEPGSDDSTLASTTLSVNTTANTKRRKKKDAVPKPIKVERFSDIDATETTRKTRKQTRASGGSVYEDAVDHPISNEAVSTPPTRVSLVPPEVAAAAGMNETRNNSAQPEKAGNLTVVTGAVINDATFCANAAQTTFQVDAAQATFVMDGQNANMTVTINKKSGGAVTSVGDTTYNVPISDKANNSTASSRHSMETAKDTTHPQQDSLITEDESFEPEKPKGKLATLPKPGPASTKLGSAKIFKMPTRTNELFNPLVQSPVKKKVEAFENAAIAAHTTEVTSSGRPKRTKENTAPSSINTPTFGKLASVPTLGRFLTPTQSSNLTGSLAKVKKVPNSASKVMPHSKGIAGVKATASTTASKTLSRENSAEDFRKGLHSLAEERKKQREQKHLIAAQQREAKERERAERAAKLVKEREEKRLKKQQEAEQKKQALEEIQRNLRQQEDAAKLKAAKAKAEQERELLQQMKQQQNARAAAAKMLPPPPKHQSKYTFEMLHEDDSTDEEEKTSYKRPPPPTWSRSHVRGSAIRMQQYWPTKIIDSFFSVQPMSPDLRSIFPNISSHHLKRNSSVLWTTPPRYSELPKY; translated from the exons ATGGAGggattattgaaaataattgagaCGAGTGACGAATATTGCAATGAATTAAAGGAGCTTAAAGAG aaatttattaaagactTGCGCGATCAACTTCGTGGACAAAAAACTGCAATTCTTGAACCAATTACATTGGGTCAGTTGCCTAACATCACCCctcaacaaaaaaagaaacgaattaAACGCTTGTCAGATCTGACGGAAAGCGATA aTGAGTCCATTCCTGAAAAAATTTCTCCTCGTCTGTCAGCGCGTACGAGTAACTCTAAACTTCTTGCCACAGCCGATACCATGGAAGCTGAGCAAATTGATATTGAACACGTCCCAGCAACTCCCGATTTATGTCCAACACCTGCACCAAGGAGTGCAAAGGTTGAATACAAAGAACAATTAGAGGAAAAATTGATGCCACCTCCTCCAGCGCCTATTACTGCGCAGAGTAATTTAACACAAGTCGCTGCTAATAATGAAACGTCATTCTCAAGACCACAACGTGCAGCAAAATTGAAATCAGAAAAGAACTTGAAAGAACCAAAACTTAACTGTAAAATGCGTCGTCCCAGTAAAAACAACACTACTAAGGTGAAGTTGGAGCATGAACAACGACCCTCACAAATGCACGAAGTTGATGATAACACAGTTCAGAGCAACAGTGATGCTTCCAAATCTACTGCTAGCATCACATCTGAAAATTCTGTAATAGCCATTCCAACAAAAGCTCCATCTGTGGTGGAGCTGAATTCAGACGATGAAGCCACAGATAAAAATTCTCAac GCAATTCTACAGAGGACGGTAAGACACGTGGCCTACGCATCAAAATTAAACGTGAAAAGAGTAGTATTGGAGTTGCTAATGACAAAGCAAATGTCGAGCCGTCGGCACCTTCTACAACACTGGAATCGTCAGTTAGTGCGCAACAAACTGTTCCATTGCCAAAG ATTCCTATAAAATCTGAACCTGGTAGCGACGATTCGACACTGGCTTCCACCACTCTTTCGGTTAATACTACCGCTAATACTAAACGTCGCAAGAAAAAGGATGCTGTGCCCAAACCTATAAAAGTTGAAAGATTTAGCGACATTGATGCAACCGAAACTACCCGTAAAACTCGTAAACAAACCCGTGCGTCTGGTGGATCTGTTTATGAAGATGCGGTGGATCACCCAATTTCAAATGAAGCTGTTAGCACACCGCCCACGCGAGTTTCACTAGTGCCACCAGAAGTTGCTGCCGCTGCAGGAATGAATGAGACTAGAAATAATTCTGCACAACCCGAAAAGGCTGGTAACTTGACAGTAGTAACAGGTGCTGTCATAAATGATGCTACATTTTGTGCAAATGCCGCACAAACCACGTTCCAAGTGGATGCTGCACAGGCCACCTTTGTTATGGATGGTCAAAATGCTAATATGACTGTTACGATAAACAAAAAGTCAGGCGGAGCAGTCACTTCGGTGGGAGACACAACATACAATGTGCCCATCAGTGACAAAGCAAACAATTCGACTGCCTCGTCCCGTCATTCGATGGAGACTGCAAAAGACACCACACATCCCCAACAAGACAGCCTAATAACCGAGGATGAGTCATTTGAACCAGAAAAGCCAAAGGGTAAATTAGCAACCCTGCCAAAACCTGGTCCAGCTTCCACAAAATTAGGGTCAGCTAAGATTTTCAAAATGCCCACCCGTACGAATGAACTATTCAA TCCCCTTGTGCAAAGTCCGGTGAAGAAAAAGGTTGAAGCTTTCGAAAATGCTGCTATAGCTGCACATACTACAGAAGTAACCAGTTCTGGTCGTCCGAAACGAACTAAGGAAAACACAGCACCG TCAAGTATAAACACCCCAACTTTTGGAAAGCTCGCATCCGTGCCTACACTAGGAAGGTTCCTAACACCAACGCAATCTTCTAATCTCACAGGCTCACTAGCAAAAGTTAAGAAGGTGCCGAATAGTGCGTCTAAAGTAATGCCGCATTCGAAAGGTATTGCTGGTGTTAAAGCCACTGCCAGTACAACTGCTTCAAAAACTTTATCTCGCGAAAATAGCGCCGAAGATTTTCGCAAAGGTTTGCATAGCTTAGCCGAGGAGCGCAAGAAGCAACGAGAACAGAAACATCTCATCGCCGCCCAACAGCGAGAAGCTAAAGAACGGGAACGTGCTGAACGTGCAGCGAAATTAGTGAAGGAGCGCGAGGAAAAGCGACTCAAAAAGCAGCAAGAGGCTGAACAGAAGAAACAAGCGCTCGAGGAGATCCAGCGTAACTTGCGACAGCAAGAAGATGCCGCCAAATTGAAGGCCGCCAAAGCAAAGGCCGAACAAGAACGTGAGTTGTTGCAACAAATGAAGCAGCAACAGAATGCTCGCGCTGCTGCAGCGAAAATGTTGCCACCACCACCGAAACATCAATCGAAGTACACATTCGAAATGTTGCATGAAGATGATTCAACAGATGAAGAGGAAAAGACTTCGTATAAGCGACCACCGCCACCAACTTGGAGCCGAA GTCACGTACGTGGCTCGGCAATTCGTATGCAGCAATACTGGCCTACGAAAATAATTGACAGCTTCTTTTCGGTGCAACCGATGTCACCGGATTTGCGTTCGATCTTCCCCAATATTAGTTCGCATCATTTGAAACGCAATTCAAGCGTCCTATGGACAACCCCGCCACGTTATTCGGAGCTGCCAAAATATTAA